In Cydia fagiglandana chromosome 3, ilCydFagi1.1, whole genome shotgun sequence, the following are encoded in one genomic region:
- the LOC134680524 gene encoding NADH dehydrogenase [ubiquinone] iron-sulfur protein 3, mitochondrial-like: protein MNRILSSLVKNTIAHVFKRSLRVTNIKLNDDCDKGNDPCKSKDPCAEKDVSSDRVQLEKGFALQPIDVKAWTLRKHNNAARQRLYEFGLYVAACLPKFVQKIQMTHTDELEILVAPEGMFCVLSFMAYHQNACFSQCSLVTAVDVPSRVYRFEVAYMLRSFRFATKARVKTYTDELTPLHSAYEIWRGVNWFERETYDMFGVIFTHHPDLRRILTDYGFTGHPLRKDFPLVGYTEVRYDDELKKIVYEPVEFAQENRSFQLQSPWTYYREFHEGYNCPPAPPKKA, encoded by the coding sequence ATGAATAGAATTTTATCCTCTTTAGTTAAAAATACAATAGCACATGTTTTTAAACGTTCACTCCGCGTAACaaacattaaattaaacgaTGATTGTGACAAGGGGAATGATCCCTGTAAAAGCAAGGATCCATGCGCAGAGAAAGATGTAAGCAGTGATAGGGTGCAGTTAGAGAAAGGATTTGCTTTGCAGCCCATCGATGTCAAAGCTTGGACCCTTAGGAAACATAACAACGCAGCCAGGCAAAGGCTTTATGAATTCGGCTTATACGTTGCTGCGTGTTTACCGAAATTTGTTCAGAAGATTCAGATGACACATACAGATGAGCTTGAAATTCTTGTAGCTCCCGAAGGTATGTTTTGTGTCTTGAGCTTCATGGCTTATCACCAAAATGCCTGTTTTAGTCAATGTTCATTAGTTACTGCTGTGGATGTTCCTTCGCGTGTGTACAGATTTGAAGTAGCTTACATGCTCCGAAGCTTCCGATTTGCAACAAAGGCGAGAGTCAAAACTTACACGGATGAATTGACGCCTCTACATTCAGCGTACGAAATATGGCGCGGCGTTAATTGGTTTGAAAGAGAAACATACGATATGTTTGGCGTTATCTTTACGCATCACCCGGACTTGAGAAGAATTTTAACCGACTATGGGTTTACAGGACACCCGTTGCGAAAAGATTTTCCCCTGGTAGGGTATACAGAGGTTCGTTACGATGACGAATTGAAGAAGATTGTGTATGAGCCGGTAGAGTTTGCCCAGGAAAATCGCAGTTTCCAGCTGCAGTCGCCTTGGACTTATTACAGAGAATTCCATGAGGGCTACAACTGCCCACCCGCTCCACCTAAAAAAGCCTAA